A genomic stretch from Halichoerus grypus chromosome 7, mHalGry1.hap1.1, whole genome shotgun sequence includes:
- the CTBP2 gene encoding C-terminal-binding protein 2 isoform X3 produces MALVDKHKVKRQRLDRICEGIRPQIMNGPLHPRPLVALLDGRDCTVEMPILKDLATVAFCDAQSTQEIHEKVLNEAVGAMMYHTITLTREDLEKFKALRVIVRIGSGYDNVDIKAAGELGIAVCNIPSAAVEETADSTVCHILNLYRRNTWLYQALREGTRVQSVEQIREVASGAARIRGETLGLIGFGRTGQAVAVRAKAFGFSVIFYDPYLQDGIERSLGVQRVYTLQDLLYQSDCVSLHCNLNEHNHHLINDFTIKQMRQGAFLVNAARGGLVDEKALAQALKEGRIRGAALDVHESEPFSFAQGPLKDAPNLICTPHTAWYSEQASLEMREAAATEIRRAITGRIPESLRNCVNKEFFVTTAPWSVIDQQAIHPELNGATYRYPPGIVGVAPGGLPAAMEGIIPGGIPVTHNLPTVAHPSQAPSPNQPTKHGDNREHPNEQ; encoded by the exons GTATCCGCCCCCAGATCATGAACGGCCCCCTGCACCCCCGCCCCCTGGTGGCGCTGCTCGATGGCAGAGACTGCACCGTGGAGATGCCCATCCTGAAGGACCTGGCCACTGTGGCCTTCTGTGACGCACAGTCCACTCAGGAGATCCACGAGAAg GTTCTAAATGAAGCCGTTGGCGCCATGATGTACCACACCATCACCCTCACCAGGGAGGACCTGGAGAAGTTCAAGGCCCTGAGAGTGATCGTGCGGATAGGCAGCGGCTACGACAATGTTGACATAAAGGCCGCTGGCGAGCTCG GCATCGCCGTGTGCAACATCCCGTCCGCGGCCGTGGAAGAGACGGCCGACTCCACCGTCTGCCACATCCTCAACCTCTACCGGCGGAACACGTGGCTGTACCAGGCGCTGCGGGAGGGCACGCGGGTCCAGAGCGTCGAGCAGATCCGGGAGGTGGCCTCGGGAGCAGCCCGCATCCGCGGGGAGACGCTGGGCCTCATCGGCTTCG GTCGCACGGGGCAGGCGGTTGCTGTTCGAGCCAAGGCCTTTGGATTCAGCGTCATATTTTATGACCCCTACTTGCAGGATGGGATAGAGCGGTCCCTGGGCGTGCAGAGGGTCTACACCCTGCAGGACTTACTGTATCAGAGCGACTGCGTCTCCTTGCACTGTAATCTCAACGAACATAACCACCACCTCATCAATGACTTTACTATAAAGCAG ATGAGGCAAGGAGCATTCCTAGTGAATGCGGCCCGCGGTGGGCTGGTGGATGAGAAAGCCTTAGCCCAAGCCCTCAAGGAAGGCAGGATACGAGGGGCAGCCCTCGACGTGCATGAATCGGAGCCTTTCAG CTTTGCTCAGGGTCCCTTGAAAGATGCACCGAATCTCATCTGTACGCCCCACACAGCTTGGTATAGTGAGCAAGCCTCACTAGAGATGCGGGAGGCAGCCGCCACCGAGATCCGCCGGGCAATCACAG GTCGCATCCCCGAAAGCTTAAGAAACTGTGTGAACAAGGAATTCTTCGTCACAACAGCTCCCTGGTCAGTAATAGATCAGCAAGCAATCCATCCGGAGCTCAACGGCGCCACGTACAG ATACCCGCCAGGCATCGTGGGGGTGGCTCCCGGCGGACTTCCTGCAGCCATGGAAGGGATCATCCCCGGAGGCATCCCGGTGACTCACAACCTCCCCACCGTGGCACACCCTTCCCAAGCTCCCTCTCCCAACCAGCCTACAAAACACGGGGACAATAGAGAGCACCCCAATGAGCAATAG